One region of Chitinophaga varians genomic DNA includes:
- a CDS encoding helix-turn-helix domain-containing protein has translation MEKELFDTTKPMTDGVRIQMARAMRNKNQTELGNLIGVSKQLISRLEKKEKVDDKKMAEIAEALGFTLEGLRSLSRESIMQISYNFYDNSAQNATFGSHCTQTVNHNYGYDPKLAAEHASIYEKVLQKNAEKAGKAKNTSK, from the coding sequence ATGACAGATGGTGTCCGCATACAAATGGCACGAGCCATGCGAAACAAAAACCAGACAGAATTAGGGAATTTGATTGGTGTGAGTAAACAGTTGATTTCAAGACTTGAAAAGAAGGAAAAAGTAGATGATAAGAAAATGGCTGAAATAGCAGAAGCTCTCGGTTTTACGCTGGAGGGGCTTAGGTCGTTATCAAGGGAGTCTATTATGCAGATCAGTTACAATTTCTATGACAATAGTGCGCAGAATGCGACATTTGGAAGTCATTGCACACAAACAGTGAATCACAACTACGGTTATGATCCAAAGCTGGCGGCGGAACATGCGTCTATCTATGAGAAGGTGCTGCAAAAGAATGCTGAGAAGGCTGGTAAAGCAAAAAATACCTCGAAGTAG
- a CDS encoding HEPN domain-containing protein, giving the protein MRIITGSVSAELIYLLGSSLYQRRTETIFNSKSPASHYTGDYFLLVVIRDAEGRRMGEWEDILEQRCGHIARTTIIVTELSPFVEKYSDGNIFATSVYSSGTVFYDAGNVVLPELNEINMKVPRDGQKEYKKTVHRVKEFLAGADLYIAREESEMASFMIHQAFEQCLKTLVLIGSGFVVDTHNIDRLLRYAGLVTCRMLDLFPVDQADNRKLLETLQKAYIGARYAYDFSPPFTCVVKLREKAQLALSILIEAGTSGLLDAPEIR; this is encoded by the coding sequence GTGAGGATCATCACCGGATCGGTTTCCGCAGAATTAATTTATTTATTGGGTTCATCATTATACCAGCGTCGGACGGAAACGATCTTCAACAGTAAGTCGCCTGCATCACATTATACCGGGGATTATTTTTTGCTGGTAGTCATAAGGGATGCTGAAGGCCGGAGAATGGGCGAATGGGAGGATATTTTGGAACAGCGGTGTGGTCATATCGCGAGAACTACCATTATCGTAACAGAGCTGTCTCCCTTTGTAGAAAAATATAGTGACGGCAACATATTTGCAACTTCGGTTTATAGCTCGGGTACTGTTTTCTATGATGCAGGAAATGTGGTGTTGCCAGAATTAAATGAGATAAACATGAAAGTGCCGAGGGATGGTCAAAAGGAATACAAGAAAACTGTTCACCGCGTTAAGGAATTTCTGGCAGGTGCAGACCTGTATATTGCCCGAGAAGAAAGTGAGATGGCTAGTTTCATGATACATCAAGCGTTTGAGCAATGTCTTAAAACGCTGGTGCTGATAGGAAGCGGTTTTGTCGTAGATACGCATAATATTGATCGTTTGCTCAGATATGCCGGGTTAGTGACATGCCGTATGCTCGACCTGTTCCCTGTTGACCAGGCGGACAACAGGAAGCTGCTCGAAACACTACAGAAGGCATATATCGGCGCAAGGTATGCCTATGACTTCAGCCCTCCATTCACCTGTGTAGTGAAGTTGAGGGAAAAAGCCCAATTGGCATTGAGTATACTAATCGAAGCGGGTACATCTGGCCTGCTGGATGCACCTGAAATTCGATAA